One genomic region from Anticarsia gemmatalis isolate Benzon Research Colony breed Stoneville strain chromosome 7, ilAntGemm2 primary, whole genome shotgun sequence encodes:
- the LOC142974135 gene encoding delta-sarcoglycan-like, producing the protein MMESHSLGRSRQTPAARNHIVYTDHKGRKIPYADKITPEPILHNNTGRDTKADSIRNSYNSQFKVGIYGWRKKCLYILVMALMFMMIINLALTLWVLKVLDFNSEGMGQLRIVPGGLQLLGQALMLDSLFASTIKSRRGYPIYLEASRNFTVSTRDSHGMLQSRLYLGHDRFEVNVARLEVRDARGALLLGAGQDSVTVGADTLTIASPAGVTVQSAAQTPLVKAPPSKQLVLESPTRSLEMHAAQNIVLESRAGDISASCLTTFRLKSVAGSIRLDAPSIFMPKLKSALPLPPSAPHTHDPHHQNIYQLCACANGKLFLAPPHGACAAREESLICR; encoded by the exons GATACCGTACGCTGACAAGATCACCCCCGAGCCGATCTTGCACAACAATACGGGCAGAGACACAAAGGCGGACTCGATCAGGAACAGTTATAATAGCCAATTCAAAGTGGGAATCTACGGCTGGCGGAAGAAATGCCTCTACATCCTTGTTATGGCACTCATGTTCATGATGATCATCAATCTTGCGCTGACGCTTTGGGTCCTCAAAGTTCTCGATTTCAACTCA gaaGGTATGGGGCAACTTCGTATAGTACCGGGAGGCTTACAGCTTCTGGGCCAAGCATTGATGTTAGATTCCCTATTTGCATCAACCATCAAGTCGCGCCGGGGATATCCAATTTACCTGGAAGCGTCGCGGAATTTTACTGTTTCTACGAGAGACTCGCACGGAATGCTCCAGAGTAGATTATATCTAG GTCATGATCGTTTCGAGGTGAATGTAGCTCGGTTAGAAGTCCGGGACGCCCGCGGGGCCTTGCTCCTCGGCGCGGGCCAGGACTCGGTGACTGTGGGAGCCGACACGCTGACGATAGCCAGCCCCGCCGGCGTGACCGTGCAGTCCGCCGCACAGACACCCCTAGTGAAAGCCCCACCGTCTAAACAACTCGT TCTGGAGTCACCGACGCGTTCTCTCGAGATGCACGCGGCGCAGAACATAGTGCTGGAGTCCCGCGCGGGTGACATCAGCGCCAGCTGCCTCACCACTTTCCGACTCAAATCCGTCGCCGGCTCG ATTCGGCTAGATGCTCCGAGTATATTCATGCCGAAGTTAAAGTCAGCGCTTCCACTGCCGCCTTCAGCGCCGCACACGCACGACCCGCATCACCAGAACATCTACCAGTTGTGCGCATGCGCGAATGGAAAGCTGTTCCTTGCGCCGCCGCACGGCGCTTGCGCCGCTCGAGAGGAGAGCCTTATATGTCGATGA